Proteins co-encoded in one Dreissena polymorpha isolate Duluth1 chromosome 12, UMN_Dpol_1.0, whole genome shotgun sequence genomic window:
- the LOC127852590 gene encoding uncharacterized protein LOC127852590, with translation MTKFPILLPIKHHIIRLIVRDAHITHLHSGVNATVAHIRQKYWIPPIRQFVQAVVRKCVTCRRVVGRAFRVPEPPPLPKMSVEDTPPFTVTGVDFTGALYVKQTNGNLNDPAPITPSQLLFGRRVTTLPYDDVTVDTGSTVAAADHAEFNRMARRREMLIQQFYRRWNTEYLTSLREHHRMSGSNTQTIKIGDVVQIDDDGPRCRWKLAVVVDVITGRGGHVRAAKVRTSNGLYTMRPIAKLYPLEVISANGN, from the exons ATGACGAAGTTTCCGATATTGTTACCCATAAAACACCACATCATACGGTTGATTGTCAGAGATGCGCACATCACACATCTGCACTCGGGTGTGAACGCAACTGTCGCACATATACGACAGAAGTATTGGATTCCACCGATAAGACAGTTTGTGCAGGCAGTCGTCCGGAAGTGCGTCACTTGCCGCAGAGTCGTTGGACGAGCCTTCAGAGTCCCCGAGCCGCCGCCATTACCGAAGATGAGTGTTGAAGACACGCCGCCCTTTACAGTAACGGGGGTAGATTTCACGGGCGCTCTATACGTAAAGCAGACAAACGGAA ATCTTAACGACCCCGCGCCCATCACGCCATCACAGCTGTTATTCGGTCGCCGAGTTACAACGCTACCTTACGATGACGTCACAGTCGATACCGGGAGTACTGTCGCTGCAGCCGACCATGCTGAATTTAACCGCATGGCAAGGCGACGTGAGATGCTCATACAACAGTTCTACAGACGCTGGAATACTGAATACTTGACGTCACTACGCGAGCACCACCGGATGTCTGGTTCCAACACGCAGACGATCAAAATCGGAGACGTGGTGCAAATCGATGATGATGGCCCTAGATGTCGATGGAAACTTGCCGTGGTCGTCGATGTCATTACCGGAAGGGGCGGGCATGTTCGCGCGGCGAAAGTGCGAACCAGTAACGGGCTGTATACCATGAGGCCAATAGCGAAACTTTATCCACTGGAAGTGATAAGTGCTAATGGAAACTGA